A stretch of DNA from Streptomyces rubradiris:
CGGCTACGCCTCCTCCTCTTCCTTCATGTCCTTCTTGCTGTCCTTGCGGTTGAACTCGACCTGCACGCGCGCCTTGGCGATCTCGGGGAAGCCGATTCTGCGGGTGGTGGCCTTGCGGCCCTTCACCCCGGGCACCTCCACGGCGATGCCCTCGTCGTCGACCTCCAGGATTCGCGCGACCAGCTCGCCGCCCTCGGTGAGCTGGAACTTCACGAGCCGGTCGGTGGCGCGCACGAAGTGCCGGTGCTCGGTGAGGAGGCGCTCCGCGCCGGGGGTTCCGACCTCCAGGTCGTACGCGCCCTCGCCCATCGCGTCGGTCTCGTCCAGCTTCGCCGAGAGCGCGCGGCTCACATCGGCGATCCGGTCCAGGTCCGCTCCGGTGTCGGAGTCGACGACGACGCGCAGCACCCGCTTGCGTCCTACGGAGTCCACGGCGATCTCTTCGAGATCCAGCCCATGGGAGGTGACGAGCGGTTCCAGCAGCTCTCGCAGCCTCTCGCTCTGGGTGGTGCTCATCCGGGTGACTCCTCGGCCGCGTGTGCTGTTGTGGGATGGGTCGCGTGTCTGGTCAAAGGGTACTGCCTCCGGCGGGGGGTGCTTCGCAGCGGAGCCCTGGGCCGCGTGCCGGTACGGCCGCGTGCCCCCGGGTGGGACCGCTGAGCCGGTGACATGCGGGGGGCGGATGCGCGGGTACCGTGATCAACGGCGGGCGCCGTCCCGCCCGTGTGTTCGTACGAGCCCCCCGAGGACGTCAGCCGTGCCGTACCCCCCGCCGTCGCGCACCCCCTCGGGGCCGCGCAGAAGAACCCTGCTGGCCTCGGCCGCCGGCGCCGCCCTGCTGGCGGGCTGCTCGGCCGAAGCGGACACCGGTGACGACGGCCCGTCGGCCGGCGCGCGGGCACGCACGCGTGCGGCGCGGGACAGCCGGGGGCTGCTGGCGCGCTACGACGCCGTGCTGGCCGCGCATCCCGCCCTGACGGACCGGCTGCGCCCGCTGCGGGCCGAGGTCGCGGCGCACGCGACGGCGTTCGAGGACGGTACGAAGCCCTCGCCGGCGGCGTCGAAGTCCTCGGCCGCGCCCGCCCCCGTGCCCGCCGCCGAGAAGGACGCCGTGGCCCAACTGGCCGCCGCCGAGCGCGCGCTGGCCGACCGGCGGGCCAAGGAGCTGCTCCAGGTGCCGGGCGAGCTGGCGCGGCTGCTGGCGTCGGTCGCGGCGGCCGGGGCCGCGCACGCGTACCTGCTGACGGAGGTGGCCAGGTGAGCGAGGAGGCACAGCGGGCCGAGCTGACCGCGCTCCAGGCGGCGCTGGCGGCGGAGCACGCGGCGGTGTACGGCTACGGGGTCGTCGGCGGGCGGATCGGCGAGCGGCGCCGGGCCGAGGCGCGGACGGCGTACGACGCCCACCGGGCGCGCCGGGACGTGCTGGTGCGCGCGGTGCGCGACCTGGGTG
This window harbors:
- the rimP gene encoding ribosome maturation factor RimP, whose product is MSTTQSERLRELLEPLVTSHGLDLEEIAVDSVGRKRVLRVVVDSDTGADLDRIADVSRALSAKLDETDAMGEGAYDLEVGTPGAERLLTEHRHFVRATDRLVKFQLTEGGELVARILEVDDEGIAVEVPGVKGRKATTRRIGFPEIAKARVQVEFNRKDSKKDMKEEEEA